From one Caldithrix abyssi DSM 13497 genomic stretch:
- a CDS encoding PAS domain S-box protein, with product MEPSKISEKSINEYIKIFQTLIESENEWVYYCDEHDNIHYLSFSFEKITGYSPAEFSTQRDFMHKLIAPEYLALWQEHLRNRQKPSRIKLAIRCKNGDTKQIEHRCYPFYDENKNYHGSISSNKALTQGETDKEAKIEKAAELLTDAQTFRHGPVVVFKWKNAPGWPVEYVSHNVREVFGYTVNEIVSGKMDYAHLIFEEDLPRVKKEVEEYSKSGAEAFQHQPYRIKRKDGKIVWLLDFTTVHRQQNKITNYTGYVVDITEMEESKDSLQNYINELQLLQAWIARLNRARSLKEVYETAVDGILEILKCDRSSLLLFEADGKVHFKAWRNLSDSYRKAVDGHSPWKPEDLDAEPIFYSDISRSDLDQTVKRRIVDEGIGALLFVPLVGPEKLLGKFMVYFNTPTQLTEKQLWLTQILSQNLAAIISSFQLLKKEQEAQKKYREIFENVSEGIYQSTKEGKLITVNQAMVKMFGYRSKEEMLNIPNSKILYWDAAERERLARLVEADGTLKNVEVRMKRKDGTEIWVLLNDRVITDQEGKILYYEGTVLDITDRKKAEQKHREQARLFRAISDNMTDLLWAKDLNKRYIFANKAICEKLLNAEDTEEPIGKNDIYFAQRERQSHPENPEYHTFGEICADSDQIVMDAKKPMRFDEFGNVKGKFLFLDVRKSPLFDEHGKMIGVVGSARDVTAEKEMQKRLKESEERYRMLFNLLPYGGEVLNTNGIIVEVSPSTCKMLGYDRDELIGQPISKFLAEPSLSTFQQKFPELLKGKAATAQVQFVKKDGQLLDVLRAANAITNENGKVIGILGINVDISERVKIEKELITKERKEKILNDLLKLILLDKPLEQKLARALEIILDAPLLEIQQKGGIFFVADEHKKQLKLMAAKNLSEQLTKACALVPFGKCLCGQAASSKKLMFRSHVDEGHSIRYAGMSDHGHYIVPILAGEKVLGVLVLYLPTHVKERPEEREFLQIISQTLASIIEHHLAKRELQRQITFVQALNSLSQFILVEQDRQKIFDFIVELIGKTLKLDATIIYQVDVKNKFARYLGVWRRKGVVTPEPLNYDLSSWTNFYNHLGKQKKYLVSHADVVHPAVSADGLADFFHGQRKLKSFLIYPFGFSKDGFYALSCTYFVQTHEWEESEISFIEALTHRCNIALMKLKLMEEQEKAHLQIERLASLVEQAAESIVITDTQGHVEYVNPAFEKITGYTINDVMQEKTNLLKNGQQEDENYRELLDTISAGKTWRGQFVNKRKKRRTLF from the coding sequence ATGGAGCCCTCAAAAATTTCTGAAAAATCAATAAACGAGTATATTAAAATCTTCCAAACCCTGATTGAAAGCGAGAACGAATGGGTTTATTATTGCGACGAGCACGATAACATTCATTATTTGTCTTTTTCATTTGAAAAAATCACCGGTTATTCTCCCGCAGAATTCAGTACGCAACGCGATTTCATGCATAAACTCATTGCTCCGGAATATTTAGCGCTCTGGCAGGAACATTTGCGCAATCGGCAAAAACCATCCAGAATAAAGCTGGCCATTCGCTGCAAAAATGGCGACACAAAGCAGATTGAACACCGCTGTTATCCGTTTTATGATGAGAACAAAAACTATCACGGCAGCATTTCCAGCAATAAAGCGCTTACTCAAGGAGAAACGGATAAGGAAGCAAAAATAGAAAAGGCCGCGGAATTGTTAACCGATGCCCAGACCTTCAGGCATGGCCCGGTGGTGGTTTTTAAATGGAAAAACGCGCCCGGCTGGCCGGTTGAATACGTTTCGCATAATGTGCGGGAAGTTTTCGGTTACACCGTTAATGAAATTGTGTCTGGTAAAATGGATTATGCCCATTTGATTTTTGAAGAAGACCTCCCGCGTGTGAAAAAAGAAGTTGAAGAATACAGTAAAAGCGGAGCGGAAGCCTTTCAGCATCAACCTTATCGCATTAAACGTAAAGACGGTAAAATTGTATGGCTATTAGATTTTACAACGGTTCACAGGCAACAGAATAAGATTACAAACTACACCGGTTATGTGGTGGACATTACGGAGATGGAAGAGAGTAAAGATAGCCTGCAAAATTATATCAATGAACTGCAGTTATTGCAAGCGTGGATTGCGCGTTTAAATCGCGCCCGCTCTTTAAAAGAGGTTTACGAGACGGCGGTTGATGGTATCCTGGAAATTTTAAAGTGCGATCGTTCATCGCTGCTGCTTTTTGAGGCTGACGGCAAAGTGCATTTTAAGGCCTGGCGAAATTTATCGGATAGTTACCGCAAAGCGGTTGACGGCCATTCTCCCTGGAAGCCAGAGGATCTGGATGCCGAACCTATTTTTTATTCCGACATATCACGGTCCGATTTAGACCAAACAGTAAAAAGAAGAATTGTGGATGAGGGCATTGGCGCGTTGCTTTTTGTGCCGCTGGTCGGGCCTGAAAAATTGCTCGGTAAGTTTATGGTTTATTTTAACACCCCCACCCAACTGACGGAAAAACAACTGTGGCTAACGCAAATTTTATCTCAAAATTTAGCTGCCATAATTTCTAGTTTTCAGTTGTTGAAAAAAGAACAAGAAGCCCAGAAGAAATATCGCGAGATTTTTGAAAATGTCTCGGAAGGAATTTATCAAAGTACAAAAGAGGGGAAATTAATTACGGTTAACCAGGCCATGGTAAAGATGTTTGGCTACCGAAGTAAGGAAGAGATGCTGAACATTCCTAACAGTAAAATCCTTTATTGGGATGCCGCAGAAAGAGAACGTCTGGCCCGATTGGTGGAAGCGGACGGCACTCTGAAAAACGTTGAAGTGAGGATGAAACGTAAAGACGGAACGGAAATATGGGTATTGTTAAATGACCGGGTTATCACAGACCAAGAAGGCAAAATATTGTATTATGAAGGCACGGTGCTTGATATTACTGATCGTAAAAAAGCCGAACAAAAACACCGCGAACAGGCGCGCTTATTCCGGGCTATTAGCGATAATATGACCGATTTGCTATGGGCCAAGGATTTAAATAAACGCTATATTTTTGCCAATAAAGCCATCTGTGAAAAACTATTGAACGCCGAAGACACCGAAGAGCCCATCGGTAAGAATGATATTTACTTTGCCCAACGCGAACGTCAGAGCCACCCTGAAAACCCGGAATACCATACGTTTGGAGAAATATGCGCGGATTCTGACCAGATTGTAATGGATGCTAAAAAGCCCATGCGATTCGATGAATTCGGAAACGTAAAAGGAAAATTCCTTTTTCTGGACGTCAGAAAATCGCCACTGTTCGATGAACATGGAAAGATGATTGGCGTGGTGGGCAGCGCTCGAGACGTAACCGCAGAAAAAGAGATGCAAAAGCGTTTAAAAGAAAGCGAAGAGCGCTATCGCATGCTTTTTAATTTGTTGCCTTATGGCGGCGAGGTGTTGAACACAAATGGGATAATAGTAGAAGTGAGTCCCAGTACCTGTAAAATGCTGGGCTACGACAGGGACGAATTGATTGGCCAGCCGATTTCAAAATTTTTAGCCGAACCATCTTTATCCACATTTCAGCAGAAATTCCCAGAACTGCTTAAGGGAAAAGCGGCCACCGCCCAGGTACAATTTGTTAAAAAAGATGGCCAGTTATTGGATGTTTTGCGGGCAGCTAACGCCATTACTAACGAAAATGGCAAAGTGATAGGAATCCTTGGCATTAACGTAGACATTAGCGAGCGAGTTAAAATTGAAAAGGAATTAATTACCAAAGAACGCAAAGAAAAGATTTTGAATGATTTGCTCAAACTCATTTTGCTCGATAAACCATTAGAGCAAAAACTTGCTCGCGCTCTGGAAATCATTCTCGACGCTCCCTTATTAGAAATACAGCAAAAAGGCGGTATTTTCTTTGTGGCTGACGAACACAAAAAACAGCTAAAACTAATGGCCGCCAAAAATTTATCGGAACAATTAACAAAAGCCTGCGCACTGGTGCCTTTTGGGAAATGTCTTTGTGGCCAGGCTGCCTCCAGCAAAAAACTAATGTTTCGCTCTCACGTGGATGAAGGCCACTCCATCCGATATGCGGGAATGTCCGACCACGGGCATTACATTGTGCCCATTTTAGCAGGAGAAAAAGTATTAGGCGTTTTGGTGCTTTATTTGCCGACTCATGTTAAAGAACGGCCGGAAGAACGTGAGTTTTTACAAATTATTTCTCAAACGCTGGCCTCAATTATTGAGCATCATCTGGCCAAAAGAGAATTACAACGGCAAATCACTTTTGTGCAAGCTTTGAATAGCCTTTCGCAGTTCATCCTTGTTGAGCAGGATCGGCAAAAGATCTTTGACTTTATCGTTGAATTAATCGGAAAAACCTTAAAGTTAGACGCTACAATCATTTATCAGGTAGATGTTAAAAATAAATTTGCCAGATACCTTGGCGTTTGGAGACGCAAAGGCGTTGTTACGCCGGAACCACTCAACTACGATTTAAGCTCATGGACAAATTTTTATAATCATCTTGGCAAACAGAAAAAATATCTCGTCAGCCATGCGGATGTTGTGCATCCCGCCGTTTCCGCAGATGGGCTGGCCGATTTTTTTCACGGACAAAGAAAATTAAAAAGCTTTTTGATATATCCCTTTGGCTTTTCTAAAGATGGGTTCTACGCGCTGAGCTGCACTTATTTTGTGCAAACGCATGAATGGGAAGAAAGCGAAATATCCTTTATAGAAGCTTTGACTCACCGCTGCAATATCGCTTTGATGAAGCTAAAACTAATGGAAGAACAGGAAAAGGCGCATTTACAGATTGAACGTCTTGCTTCACTGGTAGAGCAGGCGGCCGAATCTATTGTAATCACCGATACGCAGGGCCATGTTGAATATGTGAATCCGGCCTTTGAGAAAATTACGGGCTACACGATAAACGATGTTATGCAAGAAAAGACGAATCTTTTAAAAAACGGTCAACAGGAAGATGAAAACTACCGGGAATTATTGGATACGATCTCCGCTGGCAAAACGTGGAGGGGACAATTTGTAAATAAACGTAAAAAACGGAGAACGTTATTTTGA